A region of Gracilinanus agilis isolate LMUSP501 chromosome 3, AgileGrace, whole genome shotgun sequence DNA encodes the following proteins:
- the SLC4A3 gene encoding anion exchange protein 3 isoform X1, whose protein sequence is MANGLIPPPGGTSPLPQVRVPLEELPLSPDKEEDDDLGKTLAVSRFGDLISKLPAWDPEKPSRSYSERDFEFHRHTSHHTHHPLSARLPPPHKFRRLPTTSAHRARRKRKKEKTSAPPSEGTPPIQEEGVVGGEEEEEEEEEEEEEEEGESEAETLDQEPLPSESPSRVKFSIGSDDDESVGVPGKNVPTKSLSQPVPGLAHDSELSTTPFFTPFSPSTGHSTTLTHYRGLFSTSSPSPPIPRPRTPRGMDEKARPWSPSASYDLRERLCPGSALESPVSLEQQVPTDEAEAQMLGSADLDDMKSHRLEDNPGVRRHLVKKPSRTQAGRSSPGGLAPILRKKKKKKKLDRRPHEVFVELNELMLDKAQEPQWRETARWIKFEEDVEEETERWGKPHVASLSFRSLLELRKTIAHGATLLDLEQTTLPGIAHLVVETMIMSDQIRPEDRASVLRTLLLKHSHPNDDKDGSFFPRNPSSSSVNSMLGNHHSTPGHVPDSAVPTIGDDLSEPAPLWPHDPDSREKPLHMPGGDGHRGKSLKLMEKIPEDAEATVVLVGCVPFLEQPAAAFVRLNEAVLLESVLEVPVPVRFLFVMLGPRETRTDYHELGRSIATLMSDKLFHEAAYQADDRQDLLCAISEFLDGSIVIPPSEVEGRDLLRSVAAFQRELLRKRREREQNKVQLAPRSETTISGKDLSTSGSGVSEGSPEDDPLQRTGSLFGGLIQDVKRRYPLYVSDLIDALDSQCLAAVLFIYFAALSPAITFGGLLGEKTEGLIGVSEMIVSTSIIGVIFSLLAAQPLLVVGFSGPLLVFEEAFFKFCHAQDLEYLTSRVWVGFWLIVFVVSLVAVEGSFLVRYISLFTQEIFAFLISLIFIYETFYKLYKVFTEHPLLPFYPSDSALERPVGSNLDLNSSALPTTEGPPGPRKQPNTALLSLILMLGTFLLAFFLRKFRNSRFLGGKARRIIGDFGIPISILVMVLVDYSIIDTYTQRLTVPTGLSVTSPDKRNWFIPPLGSTRPFPPWMMVAASIPALLVLILIFMETQITALIVSQKARRLVKGSGFHLDLLLIGSLGGFCGLFGMPWLTATTVRSVTHVNALSVMRTAIAPGEKPQIKKVREQRVTGLLISCLVGLSIVMGPMLRRIPLAVLFGIFLYMGVTSLIGIQLSQRLLLLLMPAKHHPDEPYVTKVKTWRMHLFTCIQLGCIAVLWVVKSTAASLAFPFLLLLTVPLRRCLLPRIFKERELQALDSVEAEPNFDEDGQDEYNELHMPV, encoded by the exons ATGGCTAACGGATTGATCCCACCTCCCGGGGGCACCTCTCCTCTACCCCAG GTCCGGGTGCCATTGGAAGAGCTCCCCTTGAGCCCTGACAAAGAAGAGGATGATGACTTGGGAAAGACCTTGGCCGTGAGCAGGTTTGGGGACCTGATCAGCAAACTCCCTGCCTGGGACCCCGAAAAACCAAGCCGAAGCTACAGCGAGAGAGACTTTGAGT TTCACCGTCACACATCCCACCACACACACCACCCGCTGTCAGCTCGCCTGCCTCCCCCCCACAAGTTTCGTCGGCTACCCACCACCTCTGCCCATCGGgccaggagaaagaggaagaaggagaaaaccTCTGCTCCCCCTTCTGAAGGCACACCTCCTATCCAGGAGGAGGGAGTagttgggggagaggaggaggaagaagaggaggaggaggaggaggaggaagaagaaggggagtCTGAGGCAGAGACATTGGACCAGGAACCCTTGCCTTCAGAGTCTCCAAGCAGAGTCAAG TTCTCCATTGGAAGTGATGATGATGAGAGTGTGGGTGTCCCAGGGAAGAATGTCCCCACAAAGTCTTTGTCTCAGCCTGTCCCAGGCCTGGCCCATGACTCTGAACTCTCCA CCACACCCTTCTttactcccttctccccctccactGGCCATTCAACCACTCTGACCCATTACAGGGGCCTCTTCTCTACCTCTTCTCCCAGTCCCCCGATTCCTCGGCCCCGGACCCCTCGAGGCATGGATGAGAAGGCCAGGCCATGGAGCCCATCAGCAAGTTATGACCTCCGGGAGCGCCTGTGCCCTGGCAGTGCCTTGGAAAGCCCAGTCAGCCTGGAGCAGCAGGTGCCCACCGATGAGGCTGAGGCCCAGATGCTTGGTTCTGCTGACCTGGATGACATGAAGA GTCATCGACTGGAGGACAACCCTGGAGTTCGGAGGCATCTGGTGAAGAAGCCTTCTCGGACCCAGGCTGGGAGGAGTAGCCCTGGAGGCCTGGCTCctattttgaggaagaaaaagaaaaagaagaaactggaCCGGAGGCCTCATGAG gTGTTTGTGGAACTGAACGAGCTCATGTTGGACAAGGCCCAGGAGCCTCAGTGGCGGGAAACAGCCCGCTGGATCAAGTTTGAGGAAGATGTGGAGGAGGAGACGGAGCGTTGGGGGAAGCCCCACGTGGCTTCACTGTCTTTCCGTAGCCTTCTGGAGCTGAGGAAAACCATTGCCCATG GGGCCACCCTCCTGGACCTAGAGCAGACCACCCTGCCTGGCATCGCACACCTTGTGGTGGAAACGATGATCATGTCAGACCAAATCCGTCCTGAGGACCGAGCAAGTGTGCTGCGTACACTTTTACTAAAACACAG CCACCCGAACGACGACAAAGATGGAAGTTTTTTCCCCCGAAATCCATCAAGCTCCAGTGTGAACTCCATGCTGGGAAACCATCACTCAACTCCAGGCCACGTTCCTGATAGTGCCGTCCCCACTATAGGGGATGACCTCAGTGAACCAGCTCCGCTCTGGCCCCATGATCCTGACAGCAGAGAG AAGCCCTTGCACATGCCTGGGGGGGATGGCCACCGAGGGAAAAGCCTGAAGCTGATGGAGAAGATCCCTGAGGATGCTGAAGCCACTGTTGTGCTTGTGG GCTGTGTCCCTTTTTTGGAGCAGCCTGCTGCGGCTTTTGTTCGGTTGAATGAGGCTGTACTCCTGGAATCTGTGCTTGAAGTTCCTGTGCCGGTCCGTTTCCTCTTTGTGATGCTGGGGCCCAGAGAGACCAGGACGGACTACCATGAGTTGGGTCGCTCCATTGCTACTCTCATGTCTGACAAG CTGTTCCATGAGGCTGCGTACCAGGCAGATGACCGCCAGGATCTGCTGTGTGCCATCAGTGAGTTCTTGGATGGCAGCATTGTGATCCCACCATCTGAGGTGGAGGGCCGTGATCTGCTGCGGTCAGTGGCCGCCTTCCAGCGGGAGCTGCTGAGGAAGCGGAGGGAGCGGGAGCAGAACAAGGTCCAGCTGGCCCCCCGGAGTGAGACCACTATTTCAGGAAAAG ATCTGTCCACATCAGGGTCAGGAGTCTCTGAGGGGAGCCCAGAGGATGACCCCCTTCAACGGACAGGCAGCTTGTTTGGGGGACTTATCCAAGATGTGAAGCGTCGCTACCCGCTCTACGTCAGTGACCTGATAGATGCACTGGACTCTCAGTGTTTGGCTGCTGTGCTTTTTATCTACTTTGCAGCCCTGAGCCCGGCTATCACCTTTGGGGGGCTGCTGG GGGAGAAGACAGAGGGACTGATAGGGGTGTCAGAGATGATCGTCTCCACTTCTATCATCGGTGTCATTTTCTCCCTGCTGGCTGCCCAGCCGCTGCTCGTGGTGGGCTTCTCAGGGCCATTGCTCGTTTTTGAGGAAGCCTTCTTCAAG TTCTGCCATGCTCAGGACCTGGAGTACCTCACAAGCCGGGTTTGGGTTGGCTTCTGGCTCATCGTCTTTGTGGTTTCACTGGTGGCCGTCGAGGGCAGCTTTCTCGTCCGATACATCTCGCTCTTCACCCAGGAGATCTTTGCCTTTCTCATCTCCCTCATCTTCATCTATGAGACTTTCTACAAGCTCTATAAG GTGTTTACTGAACAtcccttactgcccttctaccCTTCGGACTCGGCATTGGAAAGGCCAGTAGGATCCAAcctggacctgaattcaagtgCACTGCCGACCACAGAGGGCCCACCAGGGCCACGGAAGCAGCCCAACACAGCACTGCTTTCCCTCATCCTTATGCTTGGGACCTTTCTTCTTGCCTTCTTCCTGCGGAAATTCAGGAACAGTCGCTTTCTGGGGGGAAAG GCACGCCGAATTATTGGGGACTTTGGGATCCCAATCTCCATTCTGGTGATGGTTTTGGTGGATTACTCTATCATTGACACCTATACTCAG AGGCTGACTGTACCCACGGGGCTCTCGGTGACATCCCCTGATAAGCGCAATTGGTTCATTCCACCCCTGGGAAGCACTCGACCTTTCCCACCTTGGATGATGGTGGCAGCATCTATCCCAGCTCTCCTTGTCCTCATTCTCATCTTCATGGAGACACAGATCACTGC GCTCATTGTCAGCCAGAAGGCTCGTCGGCTGGTCAAGGGTTCAGGCTTCCACCTAGACCTGTTGCTGATTGGCTCTCTGGGGGGTTTCTGTGGGCTCTTTGGGATGCCCTGGCTCACAGCTACCACTGTCCGATCCGTCACCCATGTTAATGCACTGTCTGTTATGCGCACGGCCATTGCACCTGGAGAGAAGCCCCAGATCAAGAAGGTCAGGGAGCAGCGGGTCACAGGATTGCTCATTTCCTGCCTTGTGG GCCTCTCCATTGTGATGGGGCCAATGCTTCGTCGGATCCCACTGGCTGTACTGTTTGGAATTTTCCTGTACATGGGGGTCACCTCTCTGATTGGGATACAGCTCTCACAGCGCCTTCTGCTCCTTCTGATGCCTGCAAAACACCATCCTGATGAGCCCTATGTGACCAAG GTAAAGACTTGGCGGATGCATCTCTTCACCTGTATCCAGCTGGGTTGCATTGCAGTGCTCTGGGTGGTCAAGTCCACAGCCGCCTCCCTCGCCTTCCCTTTTCTGCTGTTGCTCACGGTACCACTGAGGCGTTGCCTGCTGCCTCGAATCTTTAAGGAGAGGGAACTGCAGGCG CTGGACTCCGTAGAAGCCGAACCCAACTTTGATGAAGATGGGCAGGATGAATATAATGAGCTCCACATGCCGGTGTAA